Proteins from a single region of Candidatus Saccharibacteria bacterium:
- the tilS gene encoding tRNA lysidine(34) synthetase TilS has protein sequence MKYLVAVSGGVDSVVLLDMLVGEGEHELIVAHFDHGIREDSAADARFVETLARHYNLEFIGTREELGQGASEELARTRRYEFLRNEAKKRGATIATAHHADDIIETIAINISRGTGWRGVAVLDSPAIYRPLLSLTKESIRTYARSKRLEWVEDSTNAETKYLRNRIRRLIAEKLSDEQRDTILAVWKRQIGLKAQIDLETLAFVDSDGEYSRYFFAQIDDGVASELLRAFVLVRGGESPTRPQAARALIAIKTAKPHSVYELGARTNLRFTARTFIVETP, from the coding sequence ATGAAGTATCTTGTTGCAGTAAGTGGCGGTGTTGATTCGGTGGTGCTTTTAGATATGCTAGTGGGCGAGGGCGAGCACGAATTGATTGTGGCGCACTTTGACCATGGGATTCGCGAGGACTCGGCGGCGGATGCCCGATTTGTCGAGACGCTCGCAAGACACTACAACTTAGAGTTTATAGGAACGCGCGAAGAGTTAGGCCAGGGCGCGAGCGAAGAGCTAGCCCGCACTCGGCGATATGAGTTTTTGCGAAACGAGGCAAAAAAGCGCGGTGCGACAATCGCCACTGCGCACCATGCCGACGATATTATCGAAACGATCGCAATCAATATAAGCCGTGGAACGGGCTGGCGCGGCGTAGCGGTACTGGATAGCCCTGCTATATATCGGCCGCTTTTAAGCCTTACAAAAGAGAGTATTCGTACCTATGCCCGGAGCAAACGGCTGGAATGGGTCGAGGATAGTACGAATGCCGAGACGAAATATCTTCGCAACAGGATTCGGCGGCTCATTGCCGAGAAGCTAAGCGACGAGCAGCGAGATACTATTCTTGCGGTGTGGAAACGCCAAATCGGCCTAAAGGCACAAATCGATCTCGAAACCTTGGCGTTTGTCGATAGCGATGGTGAATACTCACGTTACTTTTTTGCGCAGATCGATGACGGGGTGGCGAGCGAACTGCTTCGGGCGTTTGTTTTGGTGCGAGGCGGCGAAAGCCCGACGCGTCCGCAGGCGGCCCGCGCGTTAATCGCAATTAAGACCGCTAAGCCACATTCGGTTTACGAACTTGGCGCACGTACGAATCTTCGCTTTACGGCTCGGACTTTTATTGTAGAAACACCTTAG
- the ftsH gene encoding ATP-dependent zinc metalloprotease FtsH, translating to MATKQQPPKKKMSNLIRISLFWAILVFIVLATIAIFSPQSTLKEVSISDVINRANSGQIKKLEIQGDDVKVTVKDQDKATEKSVKESSSSIYEQGLQQGKTEVSILPPSTTGTTLWNLAIIIVPVILIAAFFMFMMRQAQGQNNQAMGFGKSKAKLYGIDKEKVTFSDIAGNDSAKQDLEEVVDFLKHPKKYETLGAKIPKGVLLVGNPGTGKTMLARAVAGEANVPFFSISGSEFVEMFVGVGASRVRDLFAKAKKNAPAIIFIDEIDAVGRKRGSGMGGGHDEREQTLNQILVEMDGFETGTNVIVLAATNRADVLDPALLRPGRFDRRTNIMLPERKDREAILKVHFKNKPTDESVNIDALAAKTAGSSGADLANMANEAAIVAARRNAKKISNADLTEAFEKVAIGPERKTKVMNEQEKKMTAYHEAGHAIVGHVLPDSDPVHKVTIIPRGGTGGVTWFLPPEDRSYTNVYEFKDILARAMGGRVAEKIMYGADGITTGAGSDLRKATEIARDMIIEQGMGTKLRDQVFHEDNGGMMFDRMTHERPYSDDTAKEIDKEVEILIREAAKRAEAVIEHNRKSLDKLADALLEAETVDEDTVKEILKDAKLPAEAKLH from the coding sequence ATGGCAACTAAACAGCAACCCCCGAAGAAGAAAATGAGCAACCTGATTCGTATCAGTCTTTTTTGGGCAATTTTGGTATTTATCGTCCTCGCGACCATCGCTATCTTTTCTCCTCAGAGCACTCTGAAAGAAGTTTCGATTTCTGATGTTATCAACAGGGCAAACAGTGGACAAATTAAAAAGCTCGAGATTCAGGGCGACGATGTCAAAGTGACAGTAAAAGACCAAGACAAAGCGACTGAAAAATCTGTCAAAGAGTCGAGCAGTAGTATTTACGAGCAAGGCTTGCAGCAGGGTAAAACCGAAGTCTCAATCTTGCCGCCTTCAACAACTGGCACGACACTATGGAACCTTGCGATTATCATTGTTCCAGTGATTCTTATTGCTGCGTTCTTTATGTTTATGATGCGCCAGGCGCAGGGTCAAAACAACCAGGCTATGGGCTTTGGTAAATCAAAGGCTAAGCTTTACGGTATCGATAAGGAAAAGGTGACGTTTAGCGATATCGCCGGTAACGATTCTGCAAAGCAAGATCTTGAAGAGGTCGTTGATTTCTTGAAACACCCTAAAAAGTACGAGACACTTGGTGCCAAGATCCCTAAGGGTGTGCTACTTGTGGGTAACCCAGGTACTGGTAAGACCATGCTTGCGCGCGCAGTAGCGGGCGAGGCAAACGTTCCTTTCTTCTCGATTTCAGGTTCTGAATTCGTAGAAATGTTCGTTGGTGTTGGTGCTAGTCGTGTTCGCGATTTGTTTGCGAAGGCTAAAAAGAACGCGCCAGCTATTATCTTTATCGATGAGATTGACGCTGTTGGTCGCAAGCGCGGCTCGGGTATGGGCGGTGGCCACGACGAGCGCGAGCAAACCCTTAACCAGATTTTAGTAGAGATGGACGGATTTGAGACAGGTACGAACGTTATCGTTCTTGCGGCAACAAACCGTGCAGATGTGCTTGACCCTGCACTTCTTCGCCCGGGCCGTTTTGACCGTCGAACGAATATCATGCTCCCAGAGCGCAAAGACCGCGAAGCGATTTTGAAAGTTCATTTTAAGAACAAGCCAACCGACGAATCAGTAAATATCGACGCACTTGCAGCAAAGACCGCCGGTTCATCTGGTGCGGATCTTGCAAACATGGCTAATGAGGCAGCGATTGTGGCTGCTCGCCGCAACGCAAAAAAGATCAGCAACGCAGATCTTACCGAAGCATTTGAAAAAGTTGCTATTGGTCCAGAGCGCAAAACCAAGGTTATGAACGAACAAGAAAAGAAAATGACCGCTTACCACGAAGCTGGTCACGCGATTGTTGGACACGTGCTTCCAGACAGCGATCCTGTTCACAAGGTAACGATCATTCCTCGTGGCGGTACCGGCGGTGTAACGTGGTTCTTGCCACCAGAAGACCGTAGTTACACGAACGTGTACGAGTTTAAGGACATTCTTGCCCGCGCAATGGGCGGCCGTGTTGCCGAAAAAATCATGTATGGTGCCGATGGTATTACAACCGGCGCTGGCTCTGATCTTCGTAAGGCGACCGAAATCGCGCGCGATATGATTATCGAACAAGGAATGGGTACGAAACTTCGCGACCAAGTATTCCACGAAGACAACGGCGGTATGATGTTCGACCGCATGACGCACGAACGTCCATATAGTGACGACACCGCAAAAGAAATCGACAAAGAAGTTGAGATTCTTATCCGCGAAGCGGCAAAGCGTGCCGAAGCTGTTATTGAACACAACCGCAAGAGCCTTGATAAGCTTGCAGATGCACTTCTTGAAGCTGAAACGGTTGACGAAGATACTGTTAAAGAAATCCTCAAGGATGCAAAACTTCCAGCGGAGGCCAAGCTTCATTAA